From a region of the Gossypium raimondii isolate GPD5lz chromosome 10, ASM2569854v1, whole genome shotgun sequence genome:
- the LOC105778062 gene encoding NAC domain-containing protein 83 has protein sequence MESQNFVVNGGVKMPIGFRFHPTDEELVVHYLKRKALCLPLPASVIPEFDVFQTDPWSMPGDMKESKYFFSTRHDSYINNKCKRAAGSGYWKPIGKEKPILASGTNRVVGMRRALIFCQRKCSNGTQTRWLLHQYRLVDPVPTLDSTQRSRSEMCGPDWLVFRVFQRKRSRRGKKHEVVSHKSETSSAMNMPSCIDFTVEESSVFGPPPQPTSPSSTEITEVSSHGLDQEESSAFITSYYSNCCMRNQ, from the exons ATGGAAAGTCAAAACTTTGTTGTGAATGGGGGGGTTAAGATGCCCATTGGCTTCAGATTCCATCCTACAGATGAAGAGCTTGTGGTTCATTACTTGAAGAGAAAGGCTTTGTGCCTTCCATTACCAGCTTCTGTCATTCCTGAGTTTGATGTTTTTCAGACTGATCCTTGGAGCATGCCAG GTGATATGAAAGAAAGCAAGTATTTCTTTAGCACCAGGCATGACAGCTACATTAACAACAAATGCAAGAGAGCAGCTGGTTCTGGTTACTGGAAGCCCATTGGCAAAGAGAAGCCAATTTTAGCTTCTGGAACCAATCGAGTAGTTGGGATGAGAAGAGCTTTGATTTTCTGTCAAAGGAAGTGTTCTAATGGGACTCAGACTCGGTGGCTCTTGCATCAATATCGCCTTGTTGACCCAGTGCCAACTCTTGATTCAACTCAG AGATCCAGGAGTGAAATGTGTGGACCAGATTGGTTAGTTTTCCGAGTGTTTCAAAGGAAGAGAAGCAGAAGAGGTAAAAAACATGAAGTGGTTTCTCACAAAAGTGAGACCAGTAGTGCAATGAACATGCCTAGTTGTATTGATTTTACAGTGGAAGAAAGCTCTGTGTTTGGTCCTCCTCCTCAACCTACTTCACCAAGTTCAACTGAAATCACTGAGGTTTCATCCCATGGACTAGATCAAGAAGAAAGCAGTGCTTTCATTACTAGTTATTATTCTAATTGTTGTATGAGGAACCAGTAA
- the LOC105777253 gene encoding glycerophosphodiester phosphodiesterase GDPD1, chloroplastic isoform X1, which produces MALKAVNVTDVPNLDQVPENNASLSLYSSRFNSEGLELNSEATFKVPKFLVIGHRGHGMNILQSSDSRMKAIKENTILSFNSAAKFPIDFIEFDVQVTKDDCPVIFHDDFIFSEENGTVFEKRVTELSLEEFLCFGPQREAGKQGKSLLRKTKDGKILNWNVETDDSFCTLAETFQKVDPSLGFNIELKFDDHIVYQQDHLIHVLQVILQVVSEYAKDRPIIFSSFHPDAAQLVRKLQNTYPVFFLTNGGTQVYYDVRRNSLEEAIKVCMEGGLQGIVSEVKGVFGNPGAVPRIKESKLSLLTYGKLNNVPEAVCMQHLMGIDGVIVDFVQEISHAVDDMIIKPLNEGLREGDEETETKSKLQFSQQELSFLLKLIPELIQH; this is translated from the exons ATGGCTCTTAAAGCTGTTAATGTCACCGACGTCCCTAACCTCGACCAAGTCCCAGAAAACAACGCTTCTCTGTCTCTCTACTCGTCTCGTTTTAATTCCGAag GGTTGGAGTTGAACAGTGAAGCAACGTTTAAGGTACCGAAGTTTTTGGTAATAGGGCATAGAGGGCATGGGATGAATATTTTACAAAGCTCTGATTCGAGAATGAAAGCCATTAAAGAAAACACCATTCTTTCCTTCAATTCCGCTGCTAAATTTCCCATTGATTTCATTGAATTCGACGTTCAG GTGACGAAAGATGACTGCCCTGTCATTTTCCATGACGACTTTATCTTCTCTGAAGAAAAT gGTACTGTCTTCGAAAAAAGAGTCACAGAGTTATCTCTGGAAGAATTTCTATGCTTTGGACCCCAGAGAGAAGCAGGGAAACAGGGGAAGAGTTTGTTGAGGAAAACCAAAGATGGGAAAATTCTCAACTGGAATGTTGAAACTGATGATTCATTTTGTACATTGGCTGAAACCTTCCAGAAAGTTGATCCTTCTTTAGGTTtcaatattgaattgaaatttgatgaCCATATTGTTTACCAACAAGACCATCTCATCCATGTCCTCCAAGTCATCTTGCAG GTGGTATCTGAGTATGCTAAAGATAGGCCCATAATCTTCTCTAGCTTTCACCCTGATGCTGCTCAACTGGTTAGGAAATTGCAGAACACTTACCCT GTTTTCTTCTTAACGAACGGCGGGACTCAAGTTTACTATGATGTAAGAAGAAACTCCCTGGAGGAGGCCATAAAGGTGTGCATGGAAGGAGGTTTACAAGGGATTGTTTCTGAGGTCAAAGGAGTGTTCGGAAATCCAGGAGCAGTGCCTAGGATCAAAGAGTCTAAGCTCTCTCTCCTCACATACGGCAAACTTAA CAATGTGCCTGAAGCTGTTTGCATGCAACATTTGATGGGGATTGATGGAGTGATAGTTGATTTTGTTCAAGAGATCTCGCATGCAGTGGATGACATGATTATCAAGCCTTTAAATGAGGGATTAAGAGAAGGGGACGAGGAGACTGAGACCAAGTCAAAGCTGCAGTTCTCACAGCAGGAGCTCTCTTTTCTCTTAAAGCTAATTCCAGAGTTGATACAGCACTAA
- the LOC105777253 gene encoding glycerophosphodiester phosphodiesterase GDPD1, chloroplastic isoform X2: protein MNILQSSDSRMKAIKENTILSFNSAAKFPIDFIEFDVQVTKDDCPVIFHDDFIFSEENGTVFEKRVTELSLEEFLCFGPQREAGKQGKSLLRKTKDGKILNWNVETDDSFCTLAETFQKVDPSLGFNIELKFDDHIVYQQDHLIHVLQVILQVVSEYAKDRPIIFSSFHPDAAQLVRKLQNTYPVFFLTNGGTQVYYDVRRNSLEEAIKVCMEGGLQGIVSEVKGVFGNPGAVPRIKESKLSLLTYGKLNNVPEAVCMQHLMGIDGVIVDFVQEISHAVDDMIIKPLNEGLREGDEETETKSKLQFSQQELSFLLKLIPELIQH, encoded by the exons ATGAATATTTTACAAAGCTCTGATTCGAGAATGAAAGCCATTAAAGAAAACACCATTCTTTCCTTCAATTCCGCTGCTAAATTTCCCATTGATTTCATTGAATTCGACGTTCAG GTGACGAAAGATGACTGCCCTGTCATTTTCCATGACGACTTTATCTTCTCTGAAGAAAAT gGTACTGTCTTCGAAAAAAGAGTCACAGAGTTATCTCTGGAAGAATTTCTATGCTTTGGACCCCAGAGAGAAGCAGGGAAACAGGGGAAGAGTTTGTTGAGGAAAACCAAAGATGGGAAAATTCTCAACTGGAATGTTGAAACTGATGATTCATTTTGTACATTGGCTGAAACCTTCCAGAAAGTTGATCCTTCTTTAGGTTtcaatattgaattgaaatttgatgaCCATATTGTTTACCAACAAGACCATCTCATCCATGTCCTCCAAGTCATCTTGCAG GTGGTATCTGAGTATGCTAAAGATAGGCCCATAATCTTCTCTAGCTTTCACCCTGATGCTGCTCAACTGGTTAGGAAATTGCAGAACACTTACCCT GTTTTCTTCTTAACGAACGGCGGGACTCAAGTTTACTATGATGTAAGAAGAAACTCCCTGGAGGAGGCCATAAAGGTGTGCATGGAAGGAGGTTTACAAGGGATTGTTTCTGAGGTCAAAGGAGTGTTCGGAAATCCAGGAGCAGTGCCTAGGATCAAAGAGTCTAAGCTCTCTCTCCTCACATACGGCAAACTTAA CAATGTGCCTGAAGCTGTTTGCATGCAACATTTGATGGGGATTGATGGAGTGATAGTTGATTTTGTTCAAGAGATCTCGCATGCAGTGGATGACATGATTATCAAGCCTTTAAATGAGGGATTAAGAGAAGGGGACGAGGAGACTGAGACCAAGTCAAAGCTGCAGTTCTCACAGCAGGAGCTCTCTTTTCTCTTAAAGCTAATTCCAGAGTTGATACAGCACTAA